TAAACTTAAAACAACTTAAACAAGCATAtcttaattcctttttttttaatgttgctaggatcttttattttagatttccaTTTCTTAAACATGCTaagtagaatttaatttttacttaggTGTATGAcgaatcattaaaaaaaataaaaggttactttaattatttatagacttgaaaaaaaagcttttgaagcatggaaaagaaaagaagaagaaaaattcacGACATATAAATGTCGTAAACTTCTGTTTAAAACCCGATTCGAGGAATGGAGGGACCCCTAAATTAAAAGGGAAGACCAAATATGCTGAACATTTAAGGAGTGGtcctttataaaatatttgattgagTTATATAAGTAGACAACGAATAGTTGAGttgattagttaatttttaacatgTTGGTTTgacttgatttttaaaattgattttacgcATTACTAGATGTGAAAAATGTTGTCCATATTGAGTTGAAAACTTGAAATTAGAAAAGTCTACAAGTTTACTGAACTCAGCTAGCTTATAATTTATGAAACAATAAACAATAGCAAATTAGCAATAGGTGGTCCAAAGGAGTGAAATCTTTTCCACCGTTATAGGCTACCAACTATGTAATACCCTAGACCCTAGCTAAGTTATAGTTAGACCCGAAAAAATCCATTCTTACAATTCACAATGAGGGCAAGGCTTTGCACgtgcttatattttttatcttttcatatgcaaatataattataataaaatatattattatttgcatAAGATCTACTATGAACTTTTATAGCATGATGACAAGGAATACAAGAGGATCATACTCTATTTTTGAATCAGACAGATAGACGCGTAAGCTTCAGTTCATGTTTATCTTTCGGCCGAGAGAAAGGAAGGGAAGCGTGAtggaaaaactatatatattcatgaaaggagaactttaattttaatgattagAATAACTTGGCCATTATGGCAAGTCGTTTAAAAAATGCATAGCACTAActtaagttttaaatatataagatCTGATTAATTAAAGATACCATGCTAGGGATGGTccagaataataataaacaaaattttgatgCCCCATTTGATATATCTATAATACTTGAAGCAGTAATAACGTAATCGTGACTAGAAGTCTTCATCAAGCTTGAATACAAAGTTTTTCCCATCTTGAAGGCTTTAACATCACACTAACATATGAAATATCTCCTTACAGATGCATTAGCTTAGCTAAAATATGctacaaaatatgaaaataagagAGTTAGAAGCCGCAGGTTTCACCCGGCCCCACTTACCTGATGCAAAATGAGTATTATATTATACAAATCATTCAACTCTACTACTCTTTAATCAGACAGCGTAACATGGTTGCATTCAGTAAAGGaagtttttctgaaaatctaAGAAAATTTTCTACCGATGAAATTTATAAAGTTTTCCAGATTGAATGCACCCTTAATTTTCCATACATTAATGTCATTTTCCGCATTGGTATGTATGATATTGTTCTTAAAAGGGAACCACCACACATTTATCCTAGCCCTATTAATATTGTCACAATCACAATGCAAGCTTGTGTAGTGATTATGACATTGTTCTTAATAGAAGTAGGAGCAATAGAAACTTCTTAAAAGGGCATGCATCACCACCTCAAACATTATCCGTACTATGCAAGCTtgtataaaagaatatatatttatatatcaacAGAAGTAGGAGTATATAACAGGAAAGAATGATAATTTAAAAGAGTAAtgttatgaattatgatttaATTACCATTATGACATTTGATTCGTTGCAGTCAAGAACTTGTTGTATAACAGGATAAAACGAAAGTAACAGCTATTTgctcacctttttttttccggGTCAACAGTACAGTAGGAGGCCCAAATGCAAAAGCAAAGACCCCGTGGCCCAGTAATAAACACAAATGGCAATTACTTTCTGCGGGTCCATAATTATTTCATGCACCTTTTTAAACTTCTGCCCTGAATTAATCATTTAGAAAATGTAAAGACTAAATTGTCAACATGATTCATTTATTAAAtagattatttatctttttttctttcgtgTAATTTTAACTTACTCTGATTATTGATTATTTGAACTCTCATATATAAACAACTAAATCAATATGATTCCAAAATCAATTTCTATCATACAAACAAAATCCATTCTCAAAATTTGGTATATatttataacttaattataaatttaattttctatttattttagttcacgaatttgaattttttataatcttattattttagtctttaatcCGAGATTTTTGGCTCAAACTTTGCAAATTGTGTAGAAACCAGACCTGCATCTGGCAATCCCGGCAACAGTGTAACGCCTTTCCCCACCACATTACCGATGCCAATCTCCACCGCAAGCCAAATATAATTTCCACTCGGTTTGCGGACGATAATGGCTAATGGTTTCACAGAGGGCACGGAGGTGTTGACGATGGTGATGCACGGTGGTTCCTCGGTTGCGACTGGGGTTGATTTCAGTCAACAATGGGTTCCTCCACGCGGCCCTCTGTCTCGCTCACGCTGAGATCGCTGCCATTTGTGTCGTCTCCGTGGGTTTCACAGCCGCTACACGGTTTGCGTCGTCGACGGACAAGGCTCAAAGATGCCAGATacgagagaagagagagaaatgagTTGCAGAGGGCAACAGAGAGAGAAATGAgcgtttaattttatttttttaatggtgcATCAAAACAACGTCCAATAAAATAACTAGGTTGAAAAAATGAAAGACtcatttagtaaattaaaatataagaagatCAGGATTCGTAAACTGAgataaatataaagaataaatttgtaattattcCTATATTTATCCATATtcctaaggttttttttttattttggaagtAGATTTTGATACTTCACACGCTTACAATGctttcatttaatatatatatatatatctgtctGACGTACTCAGTGACGCTCGTATAATGTTTCCTTATAAACGTATTTGGCGACGCCATTTTCAGTCAACTCTTTCCCATTTCCATCGATTCCTTATGCATTTTTAGTCCCTTATCTTCCGTGTTACTCAAGGCAACTTCAGTATCCACTAACTATCCCTGGTTGCAACTAGTGACTCATCAACAGCATATTCTAGCCATGTCAAGTCCTCAGTGTTTTGAGAATCCACCAAACCTTAACTCGGACATCCATGGAGCAGGAACTGTCCAAGAACTTGGAGGACTTAATTCCTACGTCACTGGATCTTCCGATTCCAAATTGGCACTCATCCTGGTTTCTGATGTTTTTGGTAACAAACCCATCTCCAATTTCTTATCTTTCAACTTGTTTTTACTATAATCTTTCATTAATTTGTCATTTATATTGTTGAACCATATGCTTCGTGAAACCTTGAAAAAGTTATAAGAAATTGGCAAATTAAAACCTTACTAAAGCACTATCtgcattgattttataaaagctTCACTCATAAGGAAAGTAAAGGAATTTcaagattgattgaaatttgaaaaaacatCATTTTGTATGTACTTACGATATAAATCTAATTGTAActcgttttgaaattatttCAGGGTATGAAGCACCAAAACTAAGGTAAATGAAATTTTCACTACATGGTTCATTTGTATGCcatataaatacaaatattgaGTCTCTTGTTCCACGATCTCCACTTTGAACTTGCATGGCAAGATTAACAGAAGTTTAAACCActcattattttattgtaaGGAATGACCAAGTTTTATGTGACAACTATATATCTGGCTTCCCAAGTTAATTAGCTGTAGTGTTAGACTTTGGATGCTTCATTTTACATCAGATTTACGGCctctgaaattaattatttgccaTGATGAGCTTTGACATTCTCTCACTGTAAAGGAAACTTGCGGACAAAGTAGCAGCAGCTGGATTCTTGGTTGTTGTTCCTGATCTTCTGTATGGTGATTACATTGTTGACCTTAATAATCCTCAATTTGATCGAGAGTCATGGCGAAAGGCTCATGGAAAGGTTTGTAAATAGTTAGTGCTTACAgatgcaattttgtttttttgtactTTCCTACATCTAATTTACTAATTCATATTATACCATTCAACCTCATCACTTGTTGAACTATATAAGCCAGGAGGTTTTCTTTATAGTATTATTCTTATAACAATATGTTCATGCAAATATATATGctggatattttatttataggaTAAGGCATGTGAAGACACCAAACCTCTAATTTCTGCTCTAAAGAGTAAAGGTGTTAAATCCATAGGGGCTGCAGGTTTTTGCTGGGGAGGTAACTCAGTTTTTTGCTTAGTCAACTTCATCCTATCAGTTTACAAGTTGAAAAACAAATCCCCGTAACTTATTAGCTTCAATTTGTTCCAGGGGTTGTGGTTGTGAAACTTGCAATTTCCACTGATATTCAGGCTGCAGTTATTCTGCATCCTGGTCTAATCGCAGATAATGAATTTAATGGTAAATTTGTGCTTTTTCGTTTTTCTAGCTATAGAAATTATTATAGAGATTGTTGACGAACtttatttagtttttcttcAGAGGTCAGGATTCCTATTGCTATACTGGGAGCTGAAATCGACCATCTTTTCCCACCAGAAAGGTTGAAGCAAATTGAAGAAATGTTGTCTGTAAAAGCTGAGGTGAGAAATTCTGGAACAATCTTACTTTGTTGaaattccttttaaaaaaatgtttcctcAAAACTTAACCCGTGAACAAATTAAATTTCCAACTTTTTGATGAGGTAGCTACAATGATGATTTGTTAATTAGAAAATTGTCCAACTGAAATGAATTACAGTGTTCTCAATATTTGAGCTATATTATTCTTAGTGCAAATGTTCATCTCATTCTCAAATTTCTGTAACTGCACTAGTCGAGAGAATCAGTACTTGCACTATATTGACTCCAAattgttaatgtttttttttatcagtttgaGAGCTTTGTGAAACTATACCCTGGTGTTAGTCATGGATGGACTTTGCGGtacaatgatg
The nucleotide sequence above comes from Glycine soja cultivar W05 chromosome 11, ASM419377v2, whole genome shotgun sequence. Encoded proteins:
- the LOC114373857 gene encoding endo-1,3;1,4-beta-D-glucanase-like, which encodes MSSPQCFENPPNLNSDIHGAGTVQELGGLNSYVTGSSDSKLALILVSDVFGYEAPKLRKLADKVAAAGFLVVVPDLLYGDYIVDLNNPQFDRESWRKAHGKDKACEDTKPLISALKSKGVKSIGAAGFCWGGVVVVKLAISTDIQAAVILHPGLIADNEFNEVRIPIAILGAEIDHLFPPERLKQIEEMLSVKAEFESFVKLYPGVSHGWTLRYNDDDEATVKSAKEAHQDMLNWFIKHVK